CATGCTAAGTACTAGTACATGCTAAGTACTAGAGGGTCTCTTCCCATCACGGGCTGGTTCCAGCTTGTGTTTGGTTCCAGAAAGTTCTGATGCTCTCCATGGTGACTGCTGCAGCCACAGTCATGCTCCAAGGACTTCTGAGGCAGGCTCTGCTCTAGCTGCAGGTGCAATACTGAGAGGATGGTGATGGCAGGGTAGGTGGGGAGGACACAAGGATCAGCAGCCATGTCTGACCTAGGCATGGAGTCTGCTATGATGTGTGGAAAGATGCAGTGGCTAAGGCATGAGGTTTGTGGGCAGAAGAGCTGAGTGACGAGGAGGGAGAAGATGAGAAGACAGGACAGTGGAGGGAAGCACAGAACAGTGCACATTACCCTGGATGTGAAATCTTACTGGTCACAGCCATGCGTGTTAGATAATATTCAATAATCCACAGTGGCACACCCTGtacctggaggtcagaagtcaagtTGGTTAACATGGCAAGATAGTAGCTCAAATCAGTTCTTCATTGAGCATGGAGAGGGGCTGAGTGTTTAGAGCGCAGAGTGGAGTCACGTAGCTGCGGCAGGTTAGGTCTTTATTGAGGTGCATTACAGGGAACACAGACATCATCACAGACTCGTGTATCTTTGAGATCCTCTAAGGTTCAGACAGGCTGGGGTGAAGCCAGGGAAAGACTGGGGACAGGCTGGGAGCAGGCTGGGGACAGGCTGGGAGCAGGCTGGGAAAAGGCTTGGGAGGCCTTTGTTGAACCCAAGGGTTATCAGAAGAGCTCTCTCTTGGAGACTCATGCAGGTCAGGCTTTTCAGCTACGTTCTCTTTATGACTTTATTAATCCAGGGCACATATGAGGAGATTCGGGTGAAGACTGCAGGGGGCTTTGCATCTTCACTTCTGTAAGATACAATAGCATGGGCCACCCCAGCACACAGTAGAGGTTCCCCAGAGTCTCCCTGTACGTAAGAAATAACAGACTAATAGCAACAATTACTCTCCTGCAGCTACAGATCCCCTCCCATAGCTAATTCCAGAGTGAAATaattccagaggtcctggtttCCTATAAGAGTAAGTTAGGGATTTACTGCCTGATTCCGGCCCCCTCCTAATCCCCCTGCCTTGCCCCAATGCTAACATATTTCCCTTTACTCCCTTCTGTTGTCTTCTGGTGCCTCATGGGAAGCTTGCAGGCAGGGCTTTGGCGCAGGGAgatgagacagagagggagaatgtCAATTCCCAGAGCCTCAGGGATAGGAGCTAAGAACACAGGCATCAGTCACTGCCACGGAGAGCTgtttgacacacttcctccactgATGCTGTTCTCTggtgtggggaggaagagagggtgtgTACTCACCTCATATGGTGATCTCTTTCTTCTAGGACTGCCCACGCAGACCTGGAAGCTATTGCCATAATGCCTATATTCTTTACAGGCCTCTTTATCCATGATTCTCAGTTTCACTTCCTTGAGTGTATCTGAAGAAGGATCTGCCACTCCAGTTAGGCCCCAGCCAGCTGTCCGGCACATCTTCCCAGGCTTGATAAGGTCAGAGTGACCAGGCAGGGGAACTACATCCACAGGAGAAGTCAACTCAGCTTGCTCTTCAAGCtgctgggggaaggaaagaagagatggcaaagcactgaaggatgctgggaaatgggTCCTTTCCCAGGGGGTCCATAATGACACAGAATTCAGGACTGGGTTCTGAGAAAAAGGATTGGGCAAGAGAGAGTTTGAAGACCCGAGTCAGGAGGAGAGTTAAGGGTGGGAGACTTAATCAGGGAAAAATAAGGGCACCTTCAGTAACATGATGTCATGGAGCTTGGAAGAGAAGTTGTACTTTGGGTCAGTAATTTGTTTTTCAACTTTTATCTTCTGCTGTGTAGATTCTGTCTTGTTCACATCACGTGCTCCAAGGGTGACAGTAGTTTCTCTGTTGATCGAGAAAAGAAGCAGCAAAAAGAGCTGGTCTTAAGATGAGGCCTCCTTCCAAGGAGAGGGGCAAcagcatttttcttctctatcccagggcagagccagagatggagcacccaggaccacagctTTGCCAGAAGGATGTGGCTCAGGGAAACACAGGACAGAAAACTCTCCCCACCCTCAGTACTGGAATTGAATGCATGCCTTTTCACATGGTGGACAGGCACTCAAAATGGAGTTATACCCTGCCCATATCTGCGCTCTGGTGAAACCAGGACCACacatgagatggttcagtggtcctTTTTCCCTCTTGGTGTAAGGAGAGCCCATCTGGAGATGAGCAGAGCCCAGAGCCTTCCTCAGGCCTCTGCTGCTCTGGGACTCTGCCTCCTGCATTTCCTCACAGGAAGAGAAGCCTCTTACCTTCCTCTACAGGGTGCAGCAGTCATCACAAATTGGGGGGCTATGAGAAACCCACCACTGTTGACTGTGTAATTTCTCTCAGTGCTGATATCCAGATGGGCCATGTAAGGATGGGAGTGTGGTCTATACTCAACACCATTAATAATCTCCTCTGGAACAAAGAACCCCGAGTCCCTAGTCACAGAGTTTTAATATTACGCTGGCAAAGGAGAATGGAGCTAAAGCTGATAGACTGCTCCAAGTCCACCCCATCTCTCATGGGGCTCAGGCCCCTCCACATGTCCTTtggtcttttctctcctcttgatCTTTCCTCCCTGGTCCTCCCTGTCCACCATCATCCTTCATTCAGAACACAATGGCCATTCATATTTCTGGGATTCCATTCTATTAGGCATTTCTCCACACCCTCATCCTGTCTTCCTCAACACTAGGGGAAGGCCACAGAAGAGCTGCCCATCAGAACAGAGAGTAATTTGATGAAGGGGAATTAGTTTTTCATTCTTCCTTGACATACAGATTTCCCCGGGACTATGTTAGTTTAGGATCCTGCCTCATGTTAGGGTCTCTGTTACCAAAGCTAAGAGATTAAGGTTGCTTTCTGAAAACTCAGAAGTTAGGGAGATGAAGACAAACTCAccagctccagccccagaagcTAACAGAAGTGCCATCAGGAATAGAAGGGCCTGCATCTTGCCAGTGTGGGTCACAGCCTGAAGAGAGATTCTGGTGTGTTCTTTTCCTGGTTACTGGTTTATAGCTCCAACATGGGAGAAAGGCAGGGCTGTGAACCACAGGTCTGCCTTGGACAAGCTTTATTTCCTTATCAGAAATTCTCATGACTCTGCCCACTGGTGGCGTTGAGTCTGTGGCTAGATTCTGAGACTCTTGGATTCCATGATGAGGTGGCGACTGCACCCTTCAAAGTGGCTCCCAGGAGGCAGGACACCAAGGGAGGGGGACCTTGATCAGGGATCATGGAACTGTTCTTCTAAGCATCCAGGTATTATTGCCAGCTTTGAGACCCATGCTGCATATGTGTGAAGTCTCACCTCTGTTGCTGAAGCACAAACACAGGCATCTATAGTGTATGAGCATATGGGGGAGAGGAAGNacattttatttacaaaaactgGTGGTGGGCTGATTTAGCCTGANGGCCATTGTTTGTGTTGACCAGTTCGAGAGCATCTCATCTTTATTCAATTAAGTAGGAGATGATGGAATGTGGCTGAGAGGGATGAAGGTGTGGGGAGAGTATATTGAATCCACAGCACGTAGGGCGTGACCAAGATCTTAATTAAGTCAGTGGTTTCCAACCTCCCTGATGCTTTGACCCTCATGTTGTAACTGTAGACACATCATTTTcacatttctacttcataactctaattttgctactgttatgaatcatattgtaaaatatctgatatgcagggtatctggtGTTTGACATCCAAAGGGTTTTGAGAAccagaggttgagaacagctgctgtAAATGCATGTTCTGATTTAATCATGCTAACATTCCCTTTGGTATATGTAGTAATACACATTTAGGGATAACTCAATGGACTTTTAGGATATCACAAAACAGAAAGATCATGCATTTAATTAGTTTCTATAACTTACTGTTTTCATTCCAGTGGGATGAACAGAAAACACAGTGGAATGTTTAAAGTACCCCCTCTGTGTTCCACAGGGGATCACAGGCTTGCTAGTTACATGTGGAGAGTCCACTTGCTTAAGAACAATGTTGAATCTGTGTAGATCGGTACTGAGACTTTGTGCTTTCATCTTTTCATGTGTCACTGGAAATTAAACACGGCTGGCAGTTACACAGGAATGTACCATCGATTACAAAGTTTATTCTTGCTTAATTAATAACCATTTGAAATTTTGTGCATTTTGGAGTAATTCACACAGTTTTATGTTTCTGGTCTGTTATTTCTTAAGACCTCACCAACCCTGAATActgctgttttcattttacagatgaggaaattgagCCTTGCTGAGATGTCATAGTCATTGAAATATCAGAATTTGGTCTCAAATTAGCTGCTACTTTATTCCACTCatatatatatctctatatatctctatctctctatctctaattctatctctatctatctatctatctatctatctatctatctatctatctatctatctatctatctatctatctatttgtgcAAGCTTGCTTTCCCTGATTGCAAAGACAAACTGAGAAGAAACAATCACAAAGACCCGGAGAGATCAGCTCACCTGTCCTCGAGCAGATGCTTAAAATGTGTTTGACAGCTAAAGGCAGTATGACCCTGATCTTCCTATGTAGTTTccacccctttagttccttcaatccttcccctaactctttcatatgggtacctgacctcagtccaatggttggctctaagtACCTGCATTT
The sequence above is drawn from the Mus pahari chromosome 8, PAHARI_EIJ_v1.1, whole genome shotgun sequence genome and encodes:
- the LOC110325079 gene encoding mast cell protease 4-like; translation: MQALLFLMALLLASGAGAEEIINGVEYRPHSHPYMAHLDISTERNYTVNSGGFLIAPQFVMTAAPCRGRETTVTLGARDVNKTESTQQKIKVEKQITDPKYNFSSKLHDIMLLKLEEQAELTSPVDVVPLPGHSDLIKPGKMCRTAGWGLTGVADPSSDTLKEVKLRIMDKEACKEYRHYGNSFQVCVGSPRRKRSPYEGDSGEPLLCAGVAHAIVSYRSEDAKPPAVFTRISSYVPWINKVIKRT